A single genomic interval of Puntigrus tetrazona isolate hp1 chromosome 1, ASM1883169v1, whole genome shotgun sequence harbors:
- the nansa gene encoding N-acetylneuraminic acid synthase a, with protein sequence MPLKFELCPGRTIGGNNPCFIIAEIGQNHQGDIEIAKKMIKMAKDCGADCAKFQKSELEFKFNKKALERPYTSKHSWGKTYGEHKRHLEFSHEQYRELQRYAKEVGIFFTASGMDEMAVEFLHELDVPFFKVGSGDTNNFPYLKKTAQKGRPMVVSSGMQSMETMRRVYATVKEHNQNFCILQCTSAYPLEPEDVNLRIITEYQKEFPDIPIGYSGHESGVSVTVGAVALGAKVVERHVTLDKTWKGSDHAASLEPEELAELVRSIRIVERALGTGVKRMLPCEVPCHDKLGKSVVAKTDIPKGTELTLDMLTVKVAEPKGVAPEDIFQLVGKKVTTDIKEDESVTEDVVDNYGKKAKA encoded by the exons ATGCCTCTTAAATTTGAGTTATGCCCCGGCCGCACGATCGGAGGAAACAACCCGTGTTTCATTATTGCAGAAATCGGACAGAATCATCAGGGAGATATTGAAATCGCCAAGAAAATGATCAAGATGGCAAAG GACTGCGGCGCGGACTGCGCGAAGTTTCAGAAGAGTGAGCTGGAGTTTAAGTTCAATAAGAAAGCTCTGGAGAGGCCGTACACCTCCAAACACTCCTGGGGAAAAACATACGGAGAGCACAAGCGCCATCTAGAGTTCAGTCATGAGCAGTACAGAGAGCTGCAGCGGTACGCCAAAGAAGTGGGCATCTTCTTCACTGCGTCGGGGATGGACGAG ATGGCTGTAGAATTCCTCCATGAGCTCGATGTGCCTTTTTTCAAAGTTGGATCTGGAGACACCAACAACTTCCCCTACCTCAAAAAAACTGCCCAGAAAG gacGTCCCATGGTAGTGTCCAGCGGAATGCAGTCCATGGAGACCATGCGCCGTGTTTATGCAACTGTGAAGGAACACAACCAGAACTTCTGCATCCTGCAGTGCACAAGTGCATATCCACTGGAGCCCGAGGATGTCAACCTGCGGATTATCACG GAATATCAAAAGGAATTTCCAGACATTCCCATTGGTTACTCAGGCCATGAAAGCGGGGTCAGCGTCACAGTTGGGGCAGTTGCACTGGGAGCAAAGGTCGTGGAGCGTCACGTGACCTTGGACAAAACCTGGAAAGGCAGCGACCATGCGGCATCTCTGGAGCCTGAAGAGCTGGCTGAGCTGGTGCGATCGATCCGCATTGTGGAGAGAGCTTTAGGCACTGGAGTGAAACGCATGCTGCCCTGCGAGGTGCCATGCCATGATAAG CTTGGGAAATCTGTAGTGGCTAAGACGGACATCCCGAAAGGTACAGAACTGACCCTTGACATGTTGACGGTGAAAGTGGCAGAACCTAAGGGTGTAGCCCCAGAAGACATCTTCCAGCTGGTTGGGAAGAAAGTGACAACAGACATCAAAGAGGATGAGAGTGTCACTGAGGATGTAGTCGACAACTACGGCAAAAAAGCCAAAGCTTGA